One genomic segment of Hordeum vulgare subsp. vulgare chromosome 2H, MorexV3_pseudomolecules_assembly, whole genome shotgun sequence includes these proteins:
- the LOC123426362 gene encoding protein LEO1 homolog, translating to MAGGDRERDVEEATRNQMMQNLFGDQSEDEEDDGPIEVADEDDQVPPHQMQRHHQVLDQEEDEEEEDEGRSHGPAHDAYHSEEGEGEAENGGEGEAEGEGESEGQLGMEEESETEAHPADLDQGESDPEKVQSSPEREMSDGVMQTDARGMESEEDGYEQQAVPSRRREVVASESEGSEDNYYAGQAPEDEEAPQRKLSSPMEEERDHEVVRDVFGDSDEDEPAPYRAPDEIDEDSNPMEDEGQYEKELQPDDVVADDDMRYESDDNREPKTKEKPVGPPLNLVVPRQQPPARPDRMNVIKVSNIMGIDPRPFDPKTYVEEDVYVTDESGTKKKIRLEDNIVRWRTVKKADGTTSVESNARFVKWKDGTMQLLIGNEVLDISVHEANHDQSHLFLRSGKGVLQSQGRLLQKMRFMPSSLSSKSHRLLTALVDSQNKKTVKMQKWYDAKDPERVKQEKEKAEGQSIRAHSILQRKREKVNRKYTQPARQRRQLSPGFLEDALDEDEETDNQYSSRRMASRGRFEDDLEAEALAERRIINAKKSNMSRGVPRKPSFPPSRPARRQEYSESEREESEYETEGEDIEHSPTGGRGDELDEEDEYEEDPEEDARMSDEGIQEPKRKRESAAGGSQRRREVDSGEDSPPRKQPAMVHRRKAVVFESDDEDE from the exons atggcggGCGGTGACCGGGAGAGGGACGTCGAGGAGGCGACGCGCAACCAGATGATGCAGAACCTGTTCGGCGACCAGTCTGAGGACGAAGAGGACGACGGCCCCATCGAGGTCGCCGACGAGGACGACCAGGTGCCGCCACATCAGATGCAGCGCCATCACCAAGTCCTGGAccaagaggaggacgaggaggaagaagacgaaggacgCAGCCACGGTCCTGCCCACGACGCATACCACTCG GAAGAAGGGGAGGGTGAGGCAGAGaatggaggggaaggagaagcggAAGGAGAAGGTGAGAGTGAGGGGCAACTCGGAATGGAAGAGGAAAGTGAAACAGAGGCCCATCCTGCTGATCTTGATCAAGGAGAAAGTGATCCGGAAAAGGTTCAGAGCTCACCAGAAAGAGAAATGAGTGATGGGGTGATGCAAACTGACGCAAGAGGCATGGAAAGTGAAGAAGATGGCTATGAGCAGCAGGCGGTTCCCAGTAGAAGAAGGGAAGTTGTTGCCTCTGAATCTGAGGGGTCCGAAGATAATTACTATGCTGGTCAAGCTCCTGAAGATGAGGAAGCTCCTCAAAGGAAACTAAG CTCGccaatggaggaagagagagatcATGAAGTCGTCCGTGATGTGTTTGGTGATAGTGATGAAGACGAACCTGCTCCTTATCGGGCCCCGGATGAAATTGACGAAGATTCTAAT CCTATGGAGGATGAAGGGCAATATGAGAAAGAATTGCAGCCAGATGATGTCGTGGCTGATGATGATATGCGATATGAATCAGATGACAACCGTGAACCAAAAACAAAAGAGAAGCCAGTTGGTCCACCATTGAACTTGGTTGTTCCACGTCAGCAGCCACCAGCTCGACCCGACAGA ATGAATGTGATAAAGGTATCAAACATAATGGGGATTGATCCGAGGCCTTTTGATCCCAAAACATATGTGGAAGAAGATGTTTACGTTACAGATGAATCTGGGACCAAGAAAAAAATACGACTGGAGGACAACATTGTGCGGTGGAGAACTGTCAAGAAGGCTGATGGCACTACATCA gttgAAAGTAATGCACGCTTTGTCAAATGGAAAGATGGAACCATGCAGCTGCTGATTGGTAATGAAGTTCTTGATATATCCGTACATGAAGCAAATCATGACCAGTCCCATCTGTTTCTGAGGAGTGGGAAG GGAGTTCTACAATCACAAGGAAGACTTCTGCAGAAAATGAGATTTATGCCATCTTCCTTGTCTTCAAAGTCACATCGTTTATTAACCGCTCTTGTTGATTCTCAGAATAAGAAAACTGTTAAGATGCAAAAGTGGTATGATGCTAAGGATCCTGAGAGAGTGAAGCAGGAAAAAGAAAAG GCGGAGGGCCAAAGTATTAGAGCTCATTCAATTCTTCAACGCAAACGAGAAAAGGTCAATCGCAAATACACACAACCTGCCAGGCAAAGAAGACAGCTTTCTCCAGGGTTTTTGGAAGATGCATTAGATGAG GATGAGGAGACCGACAACCAGTACAGCTCTCGGCGAATGGCATCTCGTGGTCGTTTTGAGGATGACTTGGAGGCTGAAGCACTAGCTGAAAGGCGTATAATTAATGCGAAGAAG TCGAATATGAGCAGAGGTGTTCCTCGTAAACCATCCTTCCCTCCTTCTCGCCCAGCGAGACGCCAGGAGTACTCTGAGAGCGAAAGGGAGGAGTCAGAGTATGAAACTGAAGGCGAGGACATTGAGCACTCTCCAACTGGTGGAAGGGGAGATGAGCTGGATGAGGAGGATGAATATGAGGAAGACCCGGAAGAGGATGCGCGTATGTCAGATGAAGGAATCCAG GAACCAAAGCGGAAGAGAGAGTCAGCAGCAGGCGGGAGCCAAAGGCGCAGGGAGGTGGACTCGGGCGAGGATTCCCCGCCGAGGAAACAACCTGCGATGGTTCATCGCCGGAAGGCCGTCGTTTTTGAAAGCGACGATGAAGACGAGTGA